One window of the Trifolium pratense cultivar HEN17-A07 linkage group LG2, ARS_RC_1.1, whole genome shotgun sequence genome contains the following:
- the LOC123906763 gene encoding nucleobase-ascorbate transporter 7-like — protein sequence MAGGGGGGGGAAAPPKQEELLPHPVKDQLPNVSYCITSPPPWPEAIILGFQHYLVMLGTTVLIPASLVSQMGGGNEEKAKVIQTLLFVAGINTLVQTFFGTRLPAVVGGSYTFVPTTISIILAGRYDDIVDPQEKFKRIMRGTQGALIVASSLQIVVGFSGLWRNVVRFISPLSAVPLVALSGFGLYQLGFPMLAKCVEIGLPEIVILLLFSQYIPHVIKGDRHIFDRFAVIFSVAIVWTYAHILTVGGAYKNAQTETQNTCRTDRAGLISGAKWIYVPYPFQWGAPTFDAGEAFAMMVASFVALIESTGGYIAVSRYASATPLPPSVLSRGIGWQGVGIMLSGIFGTGNGSSVSIENAGLLALTRVGSRRVVQISALFMIFFSILGKFGAVFASIPAPIVAALYCLFFSYVGSAGLGFLQFCNLNSFRTKFIIGFSIFMGFSIPQYFKEYTAIKHYGAVHTHATWFNDMINVPFSSEAFVAGILAIFLDATLRKNDSQTRKDRGMHWWDRFSSFKKDTRSEEFYSLPFNLNKFFPSV from the exons atggctggaggtggaggtggaggaggaggagctGCAGCACCACCTAAACAGGAAGAGCTTTTGCCTCATCCTGTTAAAGATCAGCTACCAAATGTTTCATACTGTATCACTAGTCCCCCTCCATGGC CGGAGGCGATTATACTTGGTTTTCAACACTACTTGGTCATGCTGGGGACAACTGTTTTGATACCAGCTTCTCTAGTTTCACAGATGGGAGGAGGAAAT GAAGAAAAAGCAAAGGTGATTCAGACTCTTTTGTTTGTCGCTGGTATAAACACTTTGGTTCAAACATTTTTTGGGACACGTCTACCAGCAGTTGTTGGAGGATCGTATACCTTTGTGCCAACAACCATTTCGATAATCTTGGCTGGTCGCTATGATGATATTGTGGATCCTCAGGAG AAATTTAAGAGGATAATGCGTGGAACGCAGGGCGCGCTTATTGTTGCTTCATCCCTCCAAATTGTTGTTGGATTCAGTGGCCTTTGGCGCAATGTAGTGAG GTTCATAAGCCCTCTCTCTGCTGTTCCCTTGGTTGCTCTGTCAGGCTTTGGACTTTATCAGCTCGGTTTTCCTATG CTTGCTAAATGTGTCGAGATTGGACTGCCAGAAATTGTAATCCTACTACTGTTTTCACAG TACATTCCTCATGTGATAAAAGGAGATAGGCATATCTTTGATCGCTTTGCGGTTATATTCTCTGTGGCAATTGTGTGGACTTATGCTCATATTCTCACTGTCGGTGGAGCTTATAAAAACGCACAAACTGAGACTCAGAATACTTGCAGAACTGACCGTGCCGGACTCATAAGTGGCGCAAAGTG GATTTATGTTCCATATCCTTTTCAATGGGGAGCTCCTACATTTGATGCCGGAGAAGCTTTTGCTATGATGGTTGCTTCATTTGTTGCATTAATAGAg TCAACTGGTGGTTATATTGCTGTTTCAAGGTATGCAAGTGCGACTCCATTGCCACCTTCAGTACTTAGCCGTGGCATCGGTTGGCAG GGGGTAGGAATTATGTTGTCCGGGATCTTTGGGACCGGGAATGGATCATCAGTTTCCAT AGAGAACGCTGGACTGTTAGCTTTGACGCGAGTTGGTAGCCGAAGGGTTGTTCAAATATCCGCCTTATTCATGATCTTTTTCTCCATTCTCG gaAAGTTTGGAGCTGTGTTTGCTTCAATCCCAGCACCAATAGTTGCAGCATTATATTGCCTATTCTTTTCCTATGTCG GTTCGGCAGGCCTCGGTTTCCTTCAGTTCTGCAATTTGAACAGCTTTAGAACCAAATTCATCATAGGATTCTCCATTTTCATGGGATTCTCTATACCGCAATACTTCAAGGAGTACACAGCAATTAAGCACTATGGTGCTGTGCACACTCATGCTACATGG TTCAACGACATGATCAATGTCCCTTTCTCATCAGAAGCATTTGTTGCTGGTATTTTGGCAATATTCTTGGATGCAACATTGCGCAAGAATGATAGCCAAACTCGTAAAGACAGAGGCATGCATTGGTGGGACAGATTCAGTTCATTCAAGAAAGATACAAGAAGTGAGGAGTTTTACTCTCTACCTTTCAATCTCAACAAGTTTTTCCCTTCTGTGTGA
- the LOC123904364 gene encoding xyloglucan O-acetyltransferase 1-like encodes MFGWYKCNTDGASLGNPGIAACSGIFRNHRGEMVSCFSKHLGLANALFAEAMGVILAIEHAYAQNWSHLWIESDSKLVSLAFKSPNIIPWKLKNRWMNCIYMTRNMSFIISHIYREGNHCADKLANLGLSLQGFTWWTSAPVEIREDLTRNRLEKEKLYEKPCDYTNGKWIYDKKGPLYNGTTCSNIKKSQNCIVNGRPDSNYLNWRWKPSECHLPIFDPNTFLKLIKNMNIVFIGDSLANNQMESLICLLSTISKPKLVPHIGTDSKWYFPSHNANLSLYWSPFLVKGDQRKKEGPPYNKIYLDHVNEMWAKDIDQMDLIVLSFGHWLLDIPSIYYEGDSIIGCLKCHDFKFNYKDIGFYDPMRKALRTTLNTIIERKVGKGNGIDVIVRTFSPTHFEGDWDKGGTCSKREPYRNEEKKIEGMDAKIRSIEIEELENAKEKAKKFGLNFEVLDVTKLALLRPDGHPGAYMNPFPFANGVPKNVQNDCVHWCLPGPIDTWNEIFSEMMKKGKYHAQREK; translated from the exons ATGTTTGGTTGGTATAAATGTAACACAGATGGAGCTTCATTGGGTAATCCTGGTATTGCTGCTTGTTCTGGTATTTTTAGAAACCATAGAGGTGAAATGGTTAGTTGTTTTTCCAAGCATTTGGGGTTGGCTAATGCTTTGTTTGCGGAAGCAATGGGGGTCATTCTTGCTATTGAACATGCATATGCTCAGAATTGGTCTCATCTTTGGATAGAAAGTGATTCTAAACTAGTCTCCTTGGCCTTTAAATCTCCGAATATCATTCCTTGGAAACTAAAGAACAGATGGATGAACTGTATATACATGACTAGAAACATGAGCTTCATTATATCTCACATCTATAGGGAGGGCAATCATTGTGCAGACAAGCTTGCTAATCTCGGGCTATCTTTGCAAGGTTTCACATGGTGGACATCTGCTCCAGTTGAAATTAGGGAAGATTTAACTAGAAATAGGTTAG aaaaGGAAAAACTTTATGAGAAGCCATGTGACTATACAAATGGAAAATGGATTTATGACAAGAAAGGCCCTTTGTATAATGGAACAACATGTagtaacataaaaaaaagtcaaaattgcATTGTCAATGGAAGACCAGACTCAAACTACCTTAATTGGAGATGGAAACCAAGTGAGTGTCATCTTCCAATATTTGATCCAAACACTTTTCTTAAGCTCATAAAAAACATGAACATAGTTTTTATTGGGGACTCATTAGCAAATAACCAAATGGAGTCCCTTATTTGCCTATTATCCACTATTTCAAAACCTAAACTTGTCCCTCATATTGGCACCGATTCAAAGTGGTACTTTCCTTCTCACAATGCAAATTTGTCATTATATTGGTCACCATTTCTTGTGAAGGGtgatcaaagaaaaaaagaagggccaccatataataaaatatatttggatCATGTAAATGAGATGTGGGCTAAGGATATAGATCAAATGGACTTGATTGTGTTATCATTTGGTCATTGGCTTTTGGATATTCCTTCAATTTACTATGAGGGTGATTCTATTATAGGTTGTTTAAAATGtcatgattttaaatttaattacaaAGATATTGGATTTTATGATCCAATGAGAAAGGCTTTAAGGACTACTCTTAATACTATAATTGAGAGGAAAGTTGGTAAAGGGAATGGCATTGATGTGATTGTGAGAACATTTTCACCTACTCATTTTGAAGGTGATTGGGATAAGGGTGGCACTTGTTCAAAGAGAGAACCATATAGAAATGAGGAGAAGAAAATTGAAGGAATGGATGCTAAGATAAGAAGTATTGAAATTGAGGAATTGGAAAATGCTAAGGAAAAAGCTAAAAAATTTGGATTAAATTTTGAAGTGCTTGATGTAACAAAATTGGCATTGTTAAGACCAGATGGTCATCCAGGTGCTTATATGAATCCTTTTCCATTTGCAAATGGAGttccaaaaaatgtacaaaATGATTGTGTTCATTGGTGTTTGCCTGGGCCTATTGATACTTGGAATGAGATTTTTTCTGAGATGATGAAAAAGGGCAAGTATCATGCACAAAGAGAAAAGTGA
- the LOC123906762 gene encoding xyloglucan O-acetyltransferase 1-like gives MSLKMGSKNPFNDNPPPIFKRIFQLNLYSLIPISLLCLYFNIFSSTPFSPTQLLHSSNIFTYHSSICSSPPSNSSIVKHNDYDYEKSCDYSKGDWVSDMRGPIYNVTTCGTIKESEKCITNGRPDLGYLYWRWKPNECNLPRFEPNTFLKLIKNKHIAFVGDSLARNQLESLLCLLATTSTPNLVYQNGKDNKFRRWHFPSHNANFSLYWSPFLVHGIEKSNEGNYYNTMFLDLVDERWARDINQLDMIVISIGHWFLLPSIYYENDLVLGSLNCPKLNHTQIDFYGPLRKALRTTLNSIIEKKVAKGKKIDVIVKTFSPSHFEGDWDKAGTCSKTKPYRKEEKVVGGMEGEIRKIEIEEVESAKVKVKKIGAVRFEVLDVTKLALLRPDGHPGPYMNPFPFANGVPKNVQNDCVHWCLPGPIDTWNEIFLEMIKKWK, from the exons ATGTCTTTGAAAATGGGAAGCAAAAACCCTTTCAATGATAATCCTCCACCCATCTTTAAGAGAATTTTTCAATTGAATCTATATTCCTTGATTCCTATATCCCTTCTTTGTTTATACTTCAACATTTTCTCCTCTACTCCTTTTTCACCAACTCAACTTCTTCATTCTAGCAACATTTTCACTTACCACTCCTCTATTTGTTCTTCTCCTCCTTCAAATTCTTCTATAG TGAAACAcaatgattatgattatgaaaaATCATGTGACTACTCAAAGGGAGATTGGGTAAGTGACATGAGAGGCCCTATATACAATGTCACAACATGTGGCACAATCAAAGAGAGTGAGAAATGCATCACAAATGGGAGGCCTGATTTAGGCTATCTTTATTGGAGATGGAAGCCAAATGAATGCAATCTACCAAGGTTTGAACCAAACACTTTCCTCAAACTCATTAAAAACAAACACATAGCTTTTGTTGGGGACTCTTTAGCTAGGAACCAATTAGAGTCACTTCTTTGCTTGTTAGCAACTACTTCAACACCTAACCTTGTTTACCAAAATGGTAAGGACAATAAATTTCGTAGGTGGCACTTCCCTTCTCATAATGctaatttttctttgtattGGTCTCCATTTCTAGTACATGGTATTGAAAAATCAAATGAAGGAAATTATTATAATACAATGTTTTTGGATCTTGTTGATGAAAGGTGGGCAAGGGATATTAATCAATTGGACATGATTGTTATATCGATTGGTCATTGGTTTTTGCTTCCTTCAATTTATTATGAGAATGATTTAGTTCTTGGTAGCTTAAATTGTCCTAAGCTTAATCATACTCAAATTGATTTTTATGGTCCATTAAGAAAGGCTTTAAGGACAACCCTTAATAGTATAATTGAGAAGAAAGTTgctaaaggaaaaaaaattgatgtgatTGTGAAAACATTTTCACCATCTCATTTTGAAGGTGATTGGGATAAAGCTGGTACTTGTTCAAAGACTAAGCCTTATAGAAAAGAGGAAAAGGTAGTTGGAGGAATGGAAGGTGAGATTAGAAAGATTGAGATAGAAGAAGTTGAAAGTGCTAaggtaaaagtaaaaaaaattggagcGGTTAGATTTGAGGTGTTGGATGTAACTAAATTGGCATTATTGAGACCAGATGGTCATCCTGGTCCTTATATGAATCCTTTTCCATTTGCAAATGGTGttccaaaaaatgtacaaaATGATTGTGTTCATTGGTGTTTGCCTGGACCTATTGATACTTGGAATGAGATTTTTTTAGAGATGATCAAGAAGTGGAAGTAA
- the LOC123904365 gene encoding xyloglucan O-acetyltransferase 1-like, which produces MGKTLRDTNYLTLFFLLEKPSHPTTPQNSHWRKRKVLKMGSTNPFNDNSLSIFKRIFHLILYFLLSISLICFYFDLFYLTHSPTQLIHSTTIFTYNSSISSSPPSNSSIGKDKTYDYKKSSCDYSNGDWVSEMRGPIYNVTTCGTIKESENCITNGRPDLGYLYWRWKPNECNLPRFEPNTFLKLIKNKHIAFVGDSLARNQLESLLCMLATTSTPNLIYQNGKDNKFRKWHFPSHNANFSLYWSPFLVHGVERTNEGNYYNTMFLDIVNEIWARDIDQLDMIVISTGRWFLLPSIYYENDLVIGSLNCPKHNHTQMDFYGPLRKALRTTLNSIIERKVAKGNKIDVIVKTFSPDHFEGDWDKDGTCSKTKPYRKDEKVLGGMETEIRKIEIEEVESAKVKVKKFEGIKFELLDITKLALLRPDGHPGPYMNYFPFANGVLKYVQSDCVHWCLPGPIDTWNEILLEIIKKWK; this is translated from the exons atggGAAAGACATTGAGGGATACAAATTATTTGACTCTATTTTTCTTGCTTGAAAAACCTTCTCATCCAACAACACCACAAAACAGTCATTGGAGGAAGAGAAAGGTTTTGAAAATGGGAAGCACAAACCCCTTCAATGATAATTCTCTCTCCATTTTCAAAagaatttttcatttgattctttattttttgcttTCCATATCCCTTATTTGTTTTTACTTCGATCTCTTTTACCTTACTCATTCACCAACTCAACTTATTCATTCTACCACCATTTTCACCTACAATTCCTCTATTTCTTCTTCTCCTCCTTCAAATTCTTCTATAG gGAAGGACAAGACTTATGATTACAAGAAATCATCTTGCGACTATTCAAATGGAGATTGGGTTAGTGAAATGAGAGGCCCTATATACAATGTCACAACATGTGGCACAATCAAAGAGAGTGAGAATTGCATCACAAATGGGAGACCTGATTTAGGCTATCTTTATTGGAGATGGAAGCCAAATGAATGCAATCTTCCAAGGTTTGAACCAAACACTTTCCTCAAACTCATTAAGAACAAACACATAGCTTTTGTGGGAGACTCATTGGCTAGGAACCAATTAGAGTCACTTCTTTGCATGTTAGCAACTACTTCAACACCTAATCTTATTTACCAAAATGGTAAGGACAATAAATTTCGTAAGTGGCATTTCCCTTCTCATAATGctaatttttctttatattgGTCACCATTTCTAGTACATGGTGTTGAAAGAACAAATGAAGGAAATTATTATAATACAATGTTTTTGGATATTGTTAATGAAATTTGGGCAAGGGATATTGATCAATTGGACATGATTGTTATATCAACAGGTCGTTGGTTTTTGCTTCCTTCAATTTATTATGAGAATGATTTAGTTATTGGTAGCTTAAATTGTCCTAAGCATAATCATACTCAAATGGATTTTTATGGTCCATTAAGAAAGGCTTTAAGGACAACCCTTAATAGTATAATTGAGAGGAAAGTTGCTAAAGGAAACAAAATTGATGTGATTGTGAAAACATTTTCACCAGATCATTTTGAAGGTGATTGGGATAAAGATGGTACTTGTTCAAAGACTAAGCCTTATAGAAAAGATGAGAAGGTATTAGGAGGAATGGAGACTGAGATAAGAAAGATTGAGATTGAAGAAGTTGAAAGTGCTAAggtaaaagttaaaaaatttgaaGGGATTAAATTTGAGTTATTGGATATAACTAAATTGGCATTATTGAGGCCAGATGGTCATCCAGGTCCTTATATGAATTATTTTCCATTTGCTAATGGAGTTTTAAAATATGTACAAAGTGATTGTGTTCATTGGTGTTTGCCTGGACCTATTGATACTTGGAATGAGATTTTATTAGAGATAATCAAGAAGTGGAAGTAA